From a single Campylobacter concisus genomic region:
- the rplL gene encoding 50S ribosomal protein L7/L12 codes for MAITKEDVLEFISNLSVLELSELVKEFEEKFGVSAAPVMVAGGAVAAGGAAAAAEEKTEFNIVLVDSGDKKINVIKVVRALTGLGLKEAKDAVEGTPSVLKEGVSKDEAEAAKKELEEAGAKVELK; via the coding sequence ATGGCAATTACTAAAGAAGATGTATTAGAGTTTATATCTAATCTTTCTGTACTTGAGCTTAGTGAACTTGTAAAAGAGTTCGAAGAGAAATTTGGTGTTAGCGCAGCTCCTGTAATGGTAGCTGGTGGTGCTGTTGCAGCAGGCGGTGCAGCAGCTGCAGCAGAGGAAAAAACAGAATTTAACATTGTTTTGGTTGATTCTGGTGATAAGAAAATCAATGTTATTAAAGTTGTTAGAGCGCTTACTGGTCTTGGTCTTAAAGAAGCTAAAGATGCAGTTGAGGGAACACCATCTGTTCTTAAAGAAGGCGTTAGCAAAGATGAGGCTGAGGCAGCTAAAAAAGAGCTTGAAGAAGCTGGTGCTAAGGTTGAACTTAAATAA
- the rplJ gene encoding 50S ribosomal protein L10 — MTRNEKTEVVAKLESEFKTAEAIVVCDYRGLSVKKLEVLRNSAKEQNVKVQVIKNTLANIALKNSDKVGMELKDTNIYLWSEDQLAVTKVAAKFEESNTDLFKIKTAYIDGEVASVDKVKALSKMPSRDELIAMLLQVWNAPIQNFTIGLNALKEKKEQSA, encoded by the coding sequence GTGACACGTAACGAAAAAACTGAAGTTGTTGCAAAATTAGAGAGTGAATTTAAAACTGCTGAAGCTATTGTAGTTTGTGACTATCGTGGCCTTTCAGTAAAGAAACTTGAAGTTTTAAGAAATTCTGCTAAAGAACAAAATGTAAAAGTTCAGGTTATTAAAAATACTCTTGCAAATATTGCTCTTAAAAATTCTGATAAAGTCGGAATGGAACTCAAAGATACAAATATCTATCTTTGGAGCGAAGATCAATTAGCAGTAACTAAAGTAGCCGCAAAATTTGAAGAGTCTAATACTGATCTTTTCAAAATAAAAACAGCTTATATTGATGGCGAAGTTGCTAGCGTTGATAAAGTTAAAGCTCTATCTAAAATGCCTAGCCGTGATGAGCTTATTGCGATGCTTTTACAAGTTTGGAATGCGCCAATTCAAAATTTCACAATTGGTTTGAATGCGCTTAAAGAGAAAAAAGAACAATCAGCTTAA
- the rplA gene encoding 50S ribosomal protein L1 — MGKTSKRFQELLKKVEQDKIYNLSEAIDTVKTLASAKFNETVEIALKLNVDPRHADQMVRGSVVLPAGTGKTVRVAVIAKDAKADEAKAAGADIIGADDLVEDIQKGIMNFDVLIATPNLMGLVGKVGRILGPKGLMPNPKTGTVTMDVAQAVNNAKSGQVNFRVDKQGNIHAGLGKVNFTKEQLNENISTFIKAINKHKPATAKGRYVKNASLSLTMSPSIALDTQEVMDLK; from the coding sequence ATGGGAAAAACTAGTAAGAGATTTCAAGAATTGCTCAAAAAAGTAGAGCAAGATAAAATTTATAACCTTAGTGAGGCTATTGATACAGTCAAAACTCTAGCTTCTGCTAAATTTAATGAAACAGTTGAGATTGCATTAAAATTAAATGTTGATCCAAGACATGCTGATCAAATGGTTCGTGGTTCAGTAGTTTTACCAGCTGGTACAGGTAAAACTGTAAGAGTTGCTGTTATTGCTAAAGATGCTAAAGCTGATGAGGCAAAAGCAGCTGGTGCTGATATTATTGGTGCAGATGATTTAGTCGAAGATATTCAAAAAGGCATAATGAATTTTGATGTTCTTATAGCTACTCCAAATTTAATGGGTCTTGTAGGTAAGGTCGGTAGAATTTTAGGACCAAAAGGATTAATGCCAAACCCAAAAACTGGCACAGTTACAATGGATGTTGCACAAGCTGTTAACAATGCAAAAAGCGGTCAAGTAAATTTCCGTGTTGATAAGCAAGGAAATATACATGCAGGCCTTGGTAAAGTTAATTTTACTAAAGAACAATTAAATGAAAATATTTCAACATTTATTAAAGCGATCAATAAACATAAGCCTGCAACTGCAAAGGGTAGATATGTTAAAAATGCTTCGTTGTCTTTGACAATGAGCCCATCTATAGCTCTTGATACTCAAGAAGTTATGGATTTAAAATAA
- the rplK gene encoding 50S ribosomal protein L11 yields the protein MAKKVIGEIKLQIAATKANPSPPVGPALGQKGVNIMEFCKAFNERTKDMVGFNIPVVITVYADKSFTFITKQPPATDLIKKAAGITKGTDNPLKNKVGKLTKAQVLEIVEKKLVDLNTNDKEQAAKIIAGSARSMGVEVVD from the coding sequence ATGGCTAAAAAAGTTATAGGTGAAATAAAATTACAAATTGCTGCAACAAAAGCAAACCCTAGTCCGCCGGTTGGTCCAGCTCTTGGACAAAAAGGTGTTAATATTATGGAATTTTGTAAAGCCTTTAATGAGAGAACAAAAGATATGGTTGGGTTTAATATTCCAGTTGTTATAACTGTTTATGCTGATAAAAGTTTTACATTTATCACAAAACAGCCTCCTGCTACAGATCTTATTAAAAAGGCTGCAGGTATAACAAAAGGAACTGATAATCCTTTAAAAAATAAAGTAGGCAAATTGACAAAAGCTCAAGTTCTAGAAATAGTTGAGAAAAAACTTGTTGATTTGAATACAAATGATAAAGAGCAAGCAGCCAAGATTATTGCTGGTTCAGCTCGCTCAATGGGTGTCGAAGTAGTAGACTAA
- the nusG gene encoding transcription termination/antitermination protein NusG, translating to MSHKWYAIQTYAGSEMAVKRGIENLVKDHGIEDQLKEVIVPTEDVIEIKNGKQKINERTLYPGYAFACLDLDTALWHRIQSLPKVGRFIGEAKKPTPLSEKDINTILEKVQKRAAPKPKIFFEDGESVRITEGPFANFTGIVEEYDMIHGKLRLNVSIFGRSTPVDILYSQVEKII from the coding sequence ATGTCACATAAATGGTATGCTATACAGACTTACGCTGGAAGCGAAATGGCAGTAAAAAGAGGAATTGAAAATTTAGTAAAAGATCATGGAATAGAAGATCAGCTAAAAGAAGTTATAGTTCCTACAGAAGACGTAATTGAAATAAAAAATGGCAAGCAAAAAATCAACGAAAGAACTCTTTATCCAGGTTATGCTTTTGCATGCTTAGACCTTGATACAGCTCTTTGGCACAGGATTCAATCTTTACCAAAAGTTGGACGTTTTATTGGTGAAGCTAAAAAACCTACACCATTATCTGAAAAGGATATTAATACTATTTTGGAAAAAGTTCAAAAAAGAGCTGCGCCAAAACCTAAGATATTCTTTGAGGATGGTGAGAGTGTTCGTATAACAGAAGGTCCTTTTGCTAACTTTACAGGTATTGTTGAAGAATATGACATGATACATGGAAAACTTAGGCTTAATGTTTCTATTTTTGGTAGAAGCACCCCTGTTGATATTTTGTATTCACAAGTTGAGAAGATAATTTAA
- the secE gene encoding preprotein translocase subunit SecE: MEKIINYIKLSKLEIMKVIYPTKEQIRNAFFAVFIVVAVVSLFLALVDVIMSFVLSKVI, from the coding sequence ATGGAGAAAATTATAAATTATATTAAGCTTTCTAAATTGGAAATAATGAAGGTTATCTATCCTACAAAAGAACAAATTAGAAATGCTTTTTTTGCAGTTTTTATCGTAGTTGCTGTTGTATCACTTTTTTTAGCTCTTGTCGATGTTATTATGTCCTTTGTTCTATCTAAAGTTATATAA
- the rpmG gene encoding 50S ribosomal protein L33, which produces MRIKIGLKCSESGDINYTTTKNSKTTTDKVELKKYCPRLKKHTIHKEVKLKS; this is translated from the coding sequence ATGAGAATTAAAATTGGTTTAAAATGCTCTGAAAGTGGTGATATAAATTATACAACAACTAAAAATAGTAAAACTACTACAGATAAAGTTGAGCTTAAAAAGTATTGCCCAAGATTAAAAAAACATACTATACATAAAGAAGTTAAATTAAAAAGTTAA
- the tuf gene encoding elongation factor Tu, which translates to MAKEKFSRNKPHVNIGTIGHVDHGKTTLTAAISAVLSRKGLAELKDYDNIDNAPEEKERGITIATSHIEYETEKRHYAHVDCPGHADYVKNMITGAAQMDGAILVVSAADGPMPQTREHILLSRQVGVPYIVVFMNKADMVDDAELLELVEMEIRELLNEYNFPGDDTPIVSGSALKALEEAKAGQDGEWSAKIMELMDAVDSYIPTPVRATDKDLLMPIEDVFSISGRGTVVTGRIEKGVIKVGDTIEIVGIKPTQTTTVTGVEMFRKEMDQGEAGDNVGVLLRGTKKEDVERGMVLCKPKSITPHTKFEGEVYILTKEEGGRHTPFFNNYRPQFYVRTTDVTGSITLPEGTEMVMPGDNVRISVELIAPVALEEGTRFAIREGGRTVGSGVVSKILG; encoded by the coding sequence ATGGCTAAAGAAAAATTTTCACGTAACAAGCCGCACGTAAACATAGGCACTATTGGTCACGTAGACCATGGTAAAACTACATTAACAGCTGCAATATCTGCTGTTCTTTCACGCAAGGGACTTGCTGAGCTAAAGGATTATGATAATATTGATAATGCTCCAGAAGAAAAAGAGCGTGGTATTACAATTGCTACTTCACATATTGAGTACGAGACAGAGAAACGCCACTATGCTCACGTTGATTGCCCTGGTCACGCCGACTATGTAAAAAATATGATTACAGGTGCCGCACAAATGGATGGAGCTATTTTGGTTGTTTCTGCAGCTGATGGCCCAATGCCACAAACTAGAGAGCATATTTTATTATCACGCCAAGTTGGTGTTCCATATATTGTTGTTTTCATGAACAAAGCTGATATGGTTGATGATGCTGAGTTACTTGAATTGGTCGAAATGGAAATCCGCGAGTTACTTAATGAGTATAATTTCCCAGGCGATGATACACCTATTGTTTCTGGTTCAGCGCTTAAAGCTCTTGAAGAGGCAAAAGCTGGTCAAGATGGTGAATGGTCGGCAAAAATTATGGAATTAATGGATGCAGTTGATAGCTATATTCCAACTCCAGTTCGTGCGACAGATAAAGACCTTCTTATGCCGATTGAAGATGTTTTTTCGATTTCAGGTCGTGGTACAGTTGTAACTGGTAGAATCGAAAAAGGTGTTATAAAAGTTGGTGACACAATTGAGATTGTTGGTATTAAGCCAACTCAAACAACAACAGTTACTGGTGTTGAAATGTTTAGAAAAGAGATGGATCAAGGCGAAGCTGGTGATAATGTTGGCGTTCTTCTCCGTGGTACTAAGAAAGAGGATGTTGAGCGTGGTATGGTTCTTTGCAAGCCTAAATCAATTACCCCTCATACAAAATTTGAAGGCGAAGTCTATATCTTGACAAAAGAAGAAGGTGGTCGCCATACTCCTTTCTTTAATAACTATAGACCACAATTCTATGTAAGAACAACTGATGTTACTGGTTCAATTACGCTTCCAGAAGGAACAGAGATGGTTATGCCAGGTGATAATGTAAGAATTTCTGTTGAATTGATTGCTCCAGTAGCACTTGAGGAAGGCACTCGTTTTGCTATCCGTGAAGGTGGTAGGACTGTTGGTTCAGGTGTTGTTTCAAAAATACTTGGTTAA
- a CDS encoding response regulator transcription factor translates to MQVILFTQNSALNNIWRSYFTGNSDVKFIHNRKEFFSHINDDVDIIGIDIDVFKDNIDDVIKNIIEESPNIKILILSNRPTINEGKHLLTLGIKGYANSHMRKTHFEDAFETIFNGNIWLYQEFVQAMISELTGSYINSESEKVDKKTDLSELSSREREIADLIYQGLTNSEISEKTGITLRTVKAHTSSIYSKLNVKDRIGLVLLMKQLDA, encoded by the coding sequence ATGCAAGTTATTTTATTTACACAAAATAGTGCATTAAACAATATTTGGAGAAGCTATTTTACTGGCAATAGTGATGTGAAATTTATACATAATAGAAAAGAGTTTTTTTCTCATATAAATGATGATGTTGATATTATAGGCATTGATATTGATGTTTTTAAAGATAATATTGATGATGTTATAAAAAATATAATTGAAGAATCACCAAATATAAAAATACTCATACTCTCAAATAGACCAACGATAAACGAAGGCAAGCATCTGCTTACGCTTGGAATCAAGGGCTATGCAAATTCTCACATGAGGAAGACTCACTTTGAAGATGCTTTTGAAACTATTTTCAATGGAAATATATGGCTTTACCAAGAATTTGTTCAGGCAATGATTAGTGAGCTAACCGGCTCATATATTAATAGCGAAAGTGAAAAGGTAGACAAAAAGACCGACCTCTCTGAGCTTAGTTCAAGGGAAAGAGAAATTGCAGATTTAATCTATCAGGGTCTAACAAATAGTGAAATTTCAGAAAAAACAGGTATTACACTAAGAACAGTTAAAGCACATACAAGCTCGATTTATAGTAAGCTAAATGTAAAGGATAGAATAGGGCTTGTGCTTTTGATGAAGCAGCTTGACGCATAA
- a CDS encoding DUF5416 family protein, producing MGKIAFYDKKFGEYEIEKFQNLQNFYLIKDDHYCDIVNDEIERFKFSDCEIDFLQLVDVASRHKKLFKNLKIYDDIVRSIKILIKGYDQSLDKFDFDPGILNLNTPYKYAISQDFFEMTIFLEEKSSVVTKFFSSIDYKIHKNGESRHIEFFINNKKIYERII from the coding sequence ATGGGCAAGATCGCTTTTTATGATAAGAAATTCGGTGAATATGAGATTGAAAAATTTCAAAATTTACAAAATTTCTATCTCATAAAAGATGATCATTACTGCGATATAGTTAATGACGAAATTGAACGATTTAAATTTAGTGATTGTGAAATAGATTTTTTACAATTAGTAGATGTTGCTAGTAGACATAAAAAGCTATTTAAAAATCTAAAAATTTACGATGATATAGTAAGAAGTATTAAAATTTTAATAAAAGGCTATGACCAGAGTTTGGATAAATTTGACTTTGATCCCGGAATTTTAAATTTAAATACCCCTTATAAATATGCTATATCACAAGATTTTTTTGAAATGACTATTTTTTTAGAAGAAAAATCTTCTGTGGTTACTAAATTTTTCTCATCAATAGATTACAAGATACACAAAAACGGCGAAAGTCGTCATATAGAATTTTTTATAAATAATAAAAAAATTTATGAAAGAATCATATAA
- a CDS encoding HlyD family type I secretion periplasmic adaptor subunit: MQEDIKNKQNENLKTEKRLISENSIKEQEEASNKILNSVDDIKSNLQTKNYDAYDLKFMSSLSEAVLAKAPSTSKKILYTVAITIFWLLVWASWAQIDEITRGSGKIIPSGKNQAIQNLEGGIVDQIFVKEGDEVKKDQILIRLDNKNFTSSYGESKLRLDELQAKFMRLDAEANDKEFDYDEARDANNSKAIRYELSLHNSNIDHLNEQIGILTEQIHQRQSELNELRNKISQTQNSYNLVLKEKAIMEPIFKKGLVSEVEYIQLQRRVNDLKGELDASVLAVPRVESTIKEAKNKIEEAKLAFKNNAKKELNEVSAEIARINESQISLSDRVERTYVRSPVNGIVSKMMVHTVSGVIKPGENIAEIVPLEDKLVAEVKVKPADVAFLRPGLDTMVKFTAYDFSIYGGLKGKVTQISADTETNEKTGESYYLVRIETEKNYLGSEEKPLRIKVGMIVSADIITGKKTILDYLLKPILKAKQNALTER, from the coding sequence ATGCAAGAAGATATCAAGAATAAACAAAATGAAAATCTAAAAACTGAAAAGAGATTAATTTCTGAAAATAGTATAAAAGAACAAGAGGAAGCTAGTAATAAAATTTTAAATAGTGTAGATGATATAAAGTCTAATCTTCAAACAAAAAATTATGATGCTTATGATTTGAAATTTATGTCAAGTCTTTCTGAGGCTGTTTTGGCTAAAGCCCCATCTACATCTAAAAAGATACTCTATACGGTTGCTATAACTATCTTTTGGCTTCTTGTTTGGGCTTCCTGGGCACAAATAGATGAGATCACAAGAGGTAGTGGTAAAATCATCCCGTCTGGAAAAAACCAAGCGATACAAAATCTCGAAGGCGGTATAGTCGATCAAATTTTTGTAAAAGAGGGTGATGAAGTCAAGAAAGATCAAATTCTAATAAGGCTAGATAATAAAAATTTTACGAGTAGTTATGGCGAGTCAAAACTAAGACTTGATGAACTTCAAGCAAAATTTATGAGACTTGATGCTGAGGCAAATGATAAGGAATTCGACTACGACGAAGCTAGAGATGCGAACAATAGTAAAGCCATAAGATACGAGCTAAGTCTGCATAATTCAAATATTGATCACTTAAATGAGCAAATAGGAATTCTAACAGAGCAGATCCATCAACGCCAAAGTGAGCTAAATGAGCTTAGAAATAAAATTTCTCAAACTCAAAATAGCTACAACCTTGTTTTAAAAGAAAAAGCTATCATGGAGCCTATCTTTAAAAAAGGTCTTGTTAGCGAGGTCGAGTATATCCAGCTTCAAAGACGCGTAAATGACCTAAAAGGCGAGCTTGACGCATCTGTGCTTGCCGTGCCAAGGGTCGAATCGACCATAAAAGAGGCAAAAAATAAGATAGAAGAGGCAAAGCTGGCATTTAAAAATAATGCAAAAAAAGAGCTAAATGAAGTTTCAGCAGAGATCGCAAGGATAAATGAGTCACAAATCAGCCTAAGTGATAGAGTAGAAAGAACATATGTAAGATCTCCAGTAAACGGTATTGTTAGTAAAATGATGGTTCATACAGTATCAGGAGTTATCAAGCCTGGAGAAAATATTGCGGAGATTGTTCCTCTTGAGGATAAGCTAGTAGCTGAAGTAAAAGTAAAGCCAGCTGATGTTGCATTTTTGAGGCCTGGGCTTGATACGATGGTTAAATTTACGGCCTATGATTTTAGTATTTACGGTGGTTTAAAAGGCAAAGTAACGCAGATTAGTGCCGATACAGAGACTAATGAAAAAACTGGCGAGAGCTATTATTTGGTCAGGATAGAAACTGAGAAAAATTATCTTGGTAGCGAAGAAAAACCGCTTAGAATAAAAGTTGGTATGATAGTCTCAGCTGATATCATTACCGGCAAAAAGACAATACTTGATTATTTATTAAAGCCTATTTTAAAGGCAAAACAAAATGCTTTAACGGAGAGGTAA
- a CDS encoding type I secretion system permease/ATPase, with protein MHSDKIKDELLQCLVIFTKLHNNPYSADALTIGLPVKDGDEIELFSLKSSRSLFSRAASRAGFASTLVRKDLEQISPLVLPCILMLRGKKACILQSFSKDKKTANIITPELSTGTSTIEISKLKEEYLGYAYYLKREFVPEDTSSTKLIDAGNDHWFWGTLKRSKKIYFDVVLASFIINLFVLASPLFTMNVYDRVVPNNAVETLWVLALGVSVVYGIDLFLKFVRSYFLEIAGKKSDIIMSSILFERVMDMKFSNKPKSVGSFASNLKEFDTVRNFFSSASLAAIVDLPFAIIFLIVTYFIGSYIVLVPIVIMIAILCYTFFIKDPLQNAIKSTFEASAIKNGILIESLSSLETIKTLGASGHIQWNWEEATGEIANRSIKSKIITTSITTVTSFLVQLNTIAIIVLGVYMIQDTHLTMGGLIAAVMLSSRAIAPMGQVASLAANFEQTKTAYQSLSKIMQMPVERPEGKKFVRRNSFDGKIEFKNVSFTYPDTTKGSLDRINFVIQPGEKVGIIGKNGSGKTTLQKLILGLYSPTEGSVLIDGIDINQIDPADLRRNIGYVPQDVVLFKGTVRENIVQKAPYVDDIQIIKAAKVSGVDEYVNAHPLGFDMPVFERGDGISGGQRQSIAVARAFLLDSPIILLDEPTNSLDNTVENKLKINLKTNTANKTMLLVTHRTSMLDLVDRLIVMDNGKILLDGPRDEVLARLSGK; from the coding sequence ATGCATAGTGATAAGATAAAAGATGAACTGCTTCAATGTTTGGTTATTTTTACCAAGCTTCATAATAATCCATACAGCGCCGATGCTTTAACTATTGGCTTGCCAGTAAAAGATGGCGATGAGATTGAGCTTTTTTCACTTAAAAGCTCAAGGTCTTTATTTTCTCGTGCTGCTTCTCGTGCTGGCTTTGCTTCTACCCTTGTAAGAAAAGATCTTGAACAAATCTCTCCTTTAGTTTTACCTTGCATTTTAATGCTTAGAGGTAAAAAAGCTTGCATCTTGCAATCTTTTAGTAAAGATAAAAAGACAGCAAATATCATAACACCAGAACTTTCAACTGGTACTAGCACGATAGAAATAAGTAAATTAAAAGAAGAATATTTAGGCTATGCATACTATCTAAAGCGCGAGTTTGTTCCAGAGGATACTAGCTCAACAAAGCTAATTGATGCTGGAAATGACCACTGGTTTTGGGGAACTCTAAAACGTTCAAAAAAGATTTATTTTGATGTTGTTCTTGCAAGTTTTATTATAAATTTATTTGTTCTTGCTAGTCCGCTTTTTACGATGAACGTATATGACCGTGTTGTGCCAAATAATGCGGTTGAGACACTTTGGGTCTTGGCACTTGGCGTAAGTGTAGTTTATGGCATAGATCTTTTCTTAAAATTTGTAAGATCATATTTTCTTGAGATTGCTGGTAAAAAGAGCGATATCATAATGAGCTCTATTTTATTTGAGCGCGTTATGGATATGAAATTTAGCAATAAACCAAAATCTGTTGGTTCTTTCGCTAGTAATCTAAAAGAGTTTGATACGGTTAGAAATTTCTTCTCATCAGCCTCATTGGCAGCTATTGTGGATCTTCCATTTGCGATCATTTTCTTGATAGTTACTTATTTTATAGGAAGCTATATCGTACTCGTGCCAATTGTTATTATGATAGCTATTTTATGTTATACGTTTTTTATAAAAGATCCACTTCAAAATGCCATTAAAAGTACATTTGAGGCTTCAGCTATAAAAAATGGAATTTTAATAGAGAGCCTTAGTAGTCTTGAAACCATCAAAACTCTTGGTGCTAGCGGACATATACAATGGAACTGGGAAGAGGCAACCGGAGAGATAGCAAATAGAAGCATTAAATCAAAAATTATCACAACTTCGATAACCACTGTTACATCTTTTTTAGTGCAATTAAATACTATTGCCATCATCGTTCTTGGCGTCTATATGATACAAGATACGCATCTTACAATGGGTGGTCTTATCGCTGCGGTTATGCTTAGCTCTCGTGCTATCGCTCCTATGGGACAGGTAGCTTCACTTGCTGCAAATTTTGAGCAGACAAAAACAGCCTATCAAAGTCTTAGTAAGATTATGCAAATGCCTGTTGAAAGGCCAGAAGGTAAAAAATTTGTTAGAAGAAATTCTTTTGATGGAAAGATTGAGTTTAAGAATGTAAGCTTTACATATCCAGATACCACAAAAGGTTCGCTTGATAGGATAAATTTTGTTATTCAGCCAGGTGAAAAAGTTGGCATTATAGGCAAAAATGGCTCTGGAAAAACTACTTTACAAAAGCTCATTTTGGGACTTTACTCACCAACTGAAGGCTCAGTGCTAATCGATGGTATTGATATTAATCAAATCGATCCAGCCGATCTTAGGCGAAATATCGGCTATGTTCCGCAAGATGTTGTGCTCTTTAAAGGAACGGTTAGAGAAAATATTGTTCAAAAAGCACCATATGTTGATGATATTCAGATTATAAAAGCAGCTAAAGTAAGCGGAGTTGATGAATATGTAAATGCTCATCCGCTTGGATTTGATATGCCAGTTTTTGAAAGAGGCGATGGCATAAGTGGTGGACAGCGTCAAAGCATAGCTGTGGCTAGGGCATTTTTGCTAGATAGTCCTATTATTTTGCTTGATGAGCCAACAAATTCTCTTGATAATACGGTTGAAAATAAGTTAAAAATAAATTTAAAGACAAATACAGCAAATAAAACGATGCTGCTTGTTACACATAGGACGTCGATGCTAGATCTTGTTGATAGACTTATAGTTATGGATAATGGCAAAATTTTATTGGACGGACCAAGAGATGAAGTTTTAGCAAGACTTAGTGGGAAGTGA